In Pyxicephalus adspersus chromosome 10, UCB_Pads_2.0, whole genome shotgun sequence, the DNA window TTCAAACAATTTCCCCCTGCAGTGATTCCCTTATATATTAAAGCCAGACCTCATGAGAATAGCTCATTTGAACTTTAGGGATGCACTGACTCAGCCGTCCTCCATTGAATATGTACAGTATAatctcaaatatatatttttgttctcaaTGGTCCACAGATACCACATATgtgatatgtgtatatgtatctatatgtatatatatctatatttattcagTTCCTTTATAATCCTCTAATATAGATAGCACTGCTCCCGACCAAGATGGCGGCTCGACTACTTGCTGCTCATGACGTCACATGCTATTTTTCCTTCGCACCGCACGTGAATTGCAGCAGAAGTACTTCCGGTGTGATCAGGTTGGAGTTGCTGCAGAACTGAGTTTGCTGACAGTAGTTCAGAGGGTGGCGGAAGCGGTGAGAGGAGCAAGTTTACAACTGTAAATGCCTCAGCCAGGTCTGTCGCTGATGCAGTTCTTTGTAAAGGTATCACTGTGTGCATCGACACCTGTACTGtggaggaactacaagtcccagggTGCCCTGCCAGTCTAAGGGGGACTGagaatgctgggagttgtagttggAAGCATAATGCCTTATCTTCATGCATGAAATGTTTAATAgatttgtacattgtattttaaaaaccATGGCAATGCTGCAGGCTGTTTGTATGATTTGCTGTAatcatggtcacatgaccatacTGCTTCCTGGTAGCAAGTGGACACCAGGGGCACCCAAAACTACAAGTGTGCATAGGTTCATGCTCCTAGTTCCACCATGGAATGATGGTTTTATCCATTACGTCCTGGGCaatttatttctgtctgggtttatatgtctaaaagcggtatattgtctttcataaaaatgtattttacattgtaggcctgtaattcttaggcataactcaccaaaatatgtccaaacaagggtctagtagacatcctgagtataataaagtttgaaacacaaaatcatgtcaaaataatacaatttaataatgaactttaaataaaaaacacaaaaatatggtaaaacaagggtgcataaataaatcaaaaatactgaaacctgtaatataactgtacagtagcagacTCAGATTTGATTCGCTTGTATTGGATTGTtttgcattcaatgcagttattttgtaatgaatccaatacaaaatattttgtaattccCGCGACAGCTGCACGCACCAAGgtctgcacgcaccaacgtcatccTCAGCGCAATCGCCAGGGGACCAAACGGAGAAGGAGGATGCATCCAGAGCATGGGATCGGACGGGCAGAACACTTGAGGATGCTCGCGGCACCAGGTAcggctttatttattatttttggatatATTGGATATTAAGTGTGGATCGAGGTTACCGCTACCGCTTAGGAGGTTAAAGAAGTGTCATTGTTCTATGTTCCGGTCTGGTTCAGAAAACCCACCACAAAGGCATTAATTACAGTTTTAGTagcaatattacttttttgagCCATCGCCCCTTTCTATAGGCACACAGACCCAAATTCTTCTGTTTATGTAAACATGATCTGTTGTAAGGTAGTAAAGGAGGATAGGTTACCAAACATTGACTGATATGATATTTTATTTCCagcaaaatacctaaataatggATCATCCCAGTAGAAGCCAAGAATCTCAACCGCAAAGCACCAACCATTTATCATCCATAAACAACTCATTATCTTTAGCAGCGGGGCAGAAAGCATCCATCCTGCAAGTTGGTGGCCAATCTTTTCTGATATTGACCACAGGTCAACCATCATCTCCCCTGCAGGGTCTTGGATTGAATTTAGGAACAATGTCTACAAGTAGGCGGTGCTCAGCCAGTGGTCTGTCAGGTTGGTGGAATTAATCCTCTCCCTAACAAGACAGAAAAGGTTTCACCCAACGTTCTCCAGATTTGTGGTCTTCAGTCTGTCTATCCGTCCAGTTGCCACCACAGCCCAGGGTGGTGGGCTGCAGTCTTCATTGGTTCCAGGTCCACCACCATCTGCAACCTTGCAGATCCATGCTCCTAAAATAAAGGGAAAGTCTGGAGTTAGGGACCATCTTCCATCAGTCATAACCCAGGCTGCTATACCTATACCCTACTCAAGCCAGGTTGGAAGAGCTCAACCCAATGTTCTTCAATTTGGTGGACTTAAATCTTCTTCAACCAAAGTTGCATGTACTGTTCCATTGCAAACTAAATTTTCCCCTGCCTATGGCAAAATAAAGACAGAACCTGGACATGGAGATGATGAGATAAAGCCACGAACAATCCAAGCCAGTGGACGTTATTCAGAAACTGGCAATGTGATTGGTTATTGTGCCCCAGGAGTTCAGCCAAGCCATTTCCAACCATCTTTGGTTTGCATCACTGTTGGACACCAGTCTTTAGCTGCCtcaggaaatgcaaaaaaatttacaaCACCCCAAAACAACAAACAATCCTTGACAAAGAAAGGATCTAAATATCAGCAGGAGACCCCTGTGTATGTCGACGTCGGGTGCTCAGCCTACAATTTGGTAAAAATGAAGCATGTTTCCACCAACACCACCAAGAAGAATAAAAGCACTGCCACTCAAGTGAGGATTTCATTTACGAATAAAAGTCAAGCAGTTCAGTTTCCTGAGGTCAGTTGTTGGTACTCTGAAGCGCAGACCTACCAGGAGTGTTCTACGCAGTCTGGGGAAAAGTTCTGGTCTAGGCCAGGTGGTTTTCTGGAGATGGGTGAATCTCATCCCTACAAAGTTGTGATTGTCCGAGATTCCAAACCAGAGAACGTCAGTTTAATTTTGTGTTGGACTTCTCACAGTGACAATGATCGAACATGGAACAAAAAAGAAGTTGAAAAGTTATTACACCAATCCTATGATGTTGTAAGTACTTCTAGGAGAATTGAATGTATAATGGTCGGCAACTATGaacttttttctaaaactgtCCATCTGAGGTGTTATTCCAATGGTTctctaatgttaaaaatgtccaGAAACACTGTTCTTTGGAAATAGAAGGTATCTATAGGTGGTatatcagtattctccccaaaacatttttaggctggataggaagaagctgtaggcaagtAGTGACCCCTGTGTTGtaacccaacatttcagtaaccacccaaaaacagtcatgtagttactgaaatgtgctgggtggtgcgcccagctaaaaggggctggagaacACTGCATATGAAGGTTGGACATCCTGGGGTTGGCAATGACCACTCATAGCAATATTTATAAGTTCAGATATGTGATGCAATGTTCTTCAGAATTAATCAGATGTGgtgcattttttggggggggcagaTTTAAGCATACTTGTATTTCCATAATCTGGTCTTAGGAACAACCACACTTTGATGACGTGGCAGTTTACTTCACAGAAGAGGAGTGGGCATGTTTAAATGTTACAGAGAAGAACCTTTATAGGAAGGTGATGATGGACAATTACTGGAACCTTATGGCTGTAGGTAAAGTAGTCTCACTCGTGTGATAGGTGACATACTGTATGGCTTTTCTTAAAgacaaactccaggcaaacattgTGCAGCCATTTTTTTCAGTTCCAGAATAATGCTTACTGTCTTTTAATGTATCCCTGGTAGAAGTGTCTACATTGATTTTGGTATTGGGGTCCTGTAGACACCTAAGCTGCTAGCCTGAGGGGAAACAAGGCAGAAAATATGTCAGCAGGATCAGAATGAGGAGTAAGGATCTGTTCATTGTCCTATTTCCTTCTTGCCTTTTTGGCATTTGACACTTTAAGATGTGTTTGTAGTCCCTTTCCCTGGGTTGGGTAACATTGTGTATATCAGACATATTAGGCAACATTCCCTAATTTATGGCTATTTGTATAAGCttcagttaggtctataaatatttggactgagacaactttaggctttagttccttacatttttatgcaatcttttttgttcaacccactgagttaaagctgaaagtctgcagttcaactgcatttgagttgtttcatttaaaattaattttggtattgtacagaaccaaaataagaaaaaaagttgtctttatccaaatatttatggacctaactgtatatatgtttttattgcaagTGCCCCTATTTGCATAATTGGGTATCACAGTTAGTCACTGTTTACAGATGTACATTTTTTAGGCTTGACATGTTTGGTATATAATTTCTTgacaccatctttttttttttaaaaaaaaggaagagtatTGTGTTTGTGTGACTGTGTGACATAACAAAAATTAGAAGTTGGTTCTCCCTCAGCCTTTTTAACTACCTGT includes these proteins:
- the LOC140338879 gene encoding uncharacterized protein; the protein is MDHPSRSQESQPQSTNHLSSINNSLSLAAGQKASILQAVLSQWSVRLVELILSLTRQKRFHPTFSRFVVFSLSIRPVATTAQGGGLQSSLVPGPPPSATLQIHAPKIKGKSGVRDHLPSVITQAAIPIPYSSQVGRAQPNVLQFGGLKSSSTKVACTVPLQTKFSPAYGKIKTEPGHGDDEIKPRTIQASGRYSETGNVIGYCAPGVQPSHFQPSLVCITVGHQSLAASGNAKKFTTPQNNKQSLTKKGSKYQQETPVYVDVGCSAYNLVKMKHVSTNTTKKNKSTATQVRISFTNKSQAVQFPEVSCWYSEAQTYQECSTQSGEKFWSRPGGFLEMGESHPYKVVIVRDSKPENVSLILCWTSHSDNDRTWNKKEVEKLLHQSYDVGRSL